One part of the Rutidosis leptorrhynchoides isolate AG116_Rl617_1_P2 chromosome 1, CSIRO_AGI_Rlap_v1, whole genome shotgun sequence genome encodes these proteins:
- the LOC139900485 gene encoding uncharacterized protein has protein sequence MSDIVKQIISRPIQLTDQVIKASEYVCSFKQDCAEIKAKTEKLGNLLRQVARVNNDLYERPTRRIIDETEQALEKALHLVYKCSRNGLRRVFKIIPTAIIRRTLQQLENSIGDVSWLLRVSTPSVDRDDEYLGLPPIAANEPTLCLIWEQIAILCSGTLDERAEGAISLVSLARDNERYGKLIIEEGGVPPLLKLAKDGNEDAQENAARAIGLLGRDPQSVEHIINAGVCAVFAKILKFSHMKVQLVVAWAVSELAANYEKCQEHFLQNNVIRLLVGHLAFETIQEHSRYSIANKQNMSIHTVVMAKSDTSSSKNGVDGTGEQEKCQVVRQAAGVLKTNDIHDVVTNTMIEKPGKSRNGRSRNYRNNKKQIVLAGASIKSRELEDPTTKSQMKAMAARALWHLCAGNVAICKSITESRALLCFAVLLEKGEYEIQYNSAMALMKITEVAEQHVELRHSGFKPTSPAARAVVDQFLKIVRNANSDFLVPSIRALGHLARTFRATETRIIPPIVELLDNMETEVTSEAIVTLIKFACPDNFLHVTHCKTIINEGGSIHLIQLTYFGEQVVQVPALILLCYLAMHVPDSETLAQDEVLVVLEWALKQGHFTQDSSLENIINESKQRMEIYQSRTTRGSWMR, from the coding sequence ACAGTTAACAGACCAAGTCATAAAAGCATCCGAATACGTTTGTTCGTTTAAACAAGATTGTGCTGAGATCAAAGCCAAAACCGAAAAGTTAGGTAACCTTCTTCGCCAAGTGGCCCGTGTGAACAACGATCTTTATGAACGACCCACACGACGAATAATTGATGAAACAGAACAAGCACTCGAAAAAGCGTTACATCTTGTATATAAATGTAGTCGAAATGGGCTACGTCGTGTTTTCAAAATCATACCAACTGCCATTATCCGTAGAACGTTACAACAACTTGAGAATTCAATAGGAGACGTCTCGTGGCTCCTTCGTGTATCAACCCCGTCCGTTGATCGGGATGACGAGTATCTTGGGCTACCCCCAATTGCCGCAAATGAGCCCACATTATGTTTGATTTGGGAGCAAATTGCAATTTTATGTTCGGGCACATTGGATGAACGGGCTGAGGGAGCTATATCACTCGTTTCGTTAGCACGCGATAATGAGCGATACGGCAAGTTAATTATCGAGGAAGGTGGTGTGCCACCACTTTTAAAGCTTGCGAAAGATGGGAATGAGGACGCCCAAGAGAATGCGGCCCGAGCCATTGGGCTATTGGGCCGAGATCCTCAAAGTGTGGAACATATAATAAACGCGGGTGTATGTGCTGTCTTTGCAAAAATCTTAAAATTTTCACATATGAAAGTGCAACTTGTTGTAGCGTGGGCAGTTTCAGAGTTAGCCGCAAACTATGAAAAATGTCAAGAACATTTCTTGCAAAACAATGTGATTCGGTTGCTCGTTGGTCACTTAGCGTTTGAAACGATTCAGGAACATAGTAGATATTCGATTGCTAACAAGCAAAATATGTCGATTCATACGGTGGTTATGGCGAAATCGGATACAAGCAGTAGCAAAAATGGTGTAGACGGGACAGGTGAACAAGAAAAGTGTCAGGTTGTGCGTCAGGCAGCTGGGGTGTTGAAAACGAACGATATACACGATGTAGTTACTAATACGATGATTGAAAAACCAGGCAAGAGCCGTAACGGGAGGTCACGTAACTATAGAAATAACAAAAAACAAATCGTGTTGGCCGGAGCAAGCATTAAATCGAGGGAGTTAGAAGACCCGACAACGAAATCCCAAATGAAAGCAATGGCAGCCCGGGCGTTATGGCACCTTTGTGCGGGTAATGTAGCGATTTGTAAAAGCATTACCGAGTCACGAGCACTTCTTTGTTTTGCGGTACTTTTAGAAAAGGGTGAGTATGAAATACAATACAATTCAGCTATGGCGTTGATGAAAATCACCGAAGTGGCTGAACAACACGTCGAGCTAAGACATTCGGGGTTCAAGCCGACATCTCCAGCTGCTCGGGCCGTAGTAGACCAGTTTCTCAAAATTGTTAGAAATGCAAACTCTGACTTTCTTGTCCCAAGTATCCGAGCACTCGGACACCTGGCAAGAACATTTCGTGCAACCGAAACGAGAATCATTCCCCCTATTGTCGAGCTCCTGGACAACATGGAAACAGAAGTTACCTCTGAAGCGATAGTGACGCTCATCAAATTCGCGTGCCCTGATAACTTTCTACACGTGACACATTGCAAAACGATAATAAACGAAGGAGGATCAATACATTTGATTCAACTAACGTATTTTGGGGAACAAGTGGTTCAAGTTCCGGCACTTATTCTTCTTTGTTACCTAGCTATGCATGTACCCGATAGCGAGACGTTAGCACAAGATGAGGTGCTAGTTGTGCTGGAATGGGCCTTGAAACAAGGTCATTTTACGCAAGATTCATCGCTAGAAAACATCATCAACGAATCGAAACAACGAATGGAGATATATCAATCTAGAACTACAAGAGGATCATGGATGCGGTAA